The proteins below are encoded in one region of Rhodoluna lacicola:
- a CDS encoding GNAT family N-acetyltransferase: MNQSFVLNHGDVSIRVVRMKDAKKLERLILGNREWLRPWEATNPNGPNSFQIRAQVRGLLRQMRDHQGLPFVIEYQGSIVGQLNVSNMLFGSVGSAILGYWIAPEFAGRQITPTAVALAIDYLLSVVGLHRVEIDIRPENKASLRIVEKLGLRFEGTKERFIHINGEWCDHYIFAVTIEEVPDGILNRWKQNRVPTQPYPWKIP, from the coding sequence GTGAACCAATCATTTGTACTCAACCATGGCGATGTGAGTATTCGCGTTGTGAGAATGAAAGACGCTAAAAAACTGGAGCGCTTAATTCTTGGGAATCGAGAATGGCTGCGCCCCTGGGAGGCTACAAATCCAAACGGGCCAAACTCCTTCCAGATCAGAGCTCAGGTGCGCGGCTTGCTTCGCCAGATGCGAGACCATCAGGGTTTGCCATTTGTGATTGAGTATCAGGGAAGTATTGTTGGGCAATTGAATGTTTCCAATATGTTGTTTGGTTCAGTCGGCAGTGCAATCTTGGGTTACTGGATAGCTCCGGAATTTGCTGGCAGGCAAATTACTCCAACGGCAGTTGCCTTAGCGATTGACTATCTACTATCTGTCGTGGGCCTTCATCGAGTTGAAATTGATATCAGACCAGAGAACAAAGCCTCGCTAAGGATTGTAGAAAAGCTTGGACTCCGATTTGAAGGCACCAAGGAACGCTTCATTCACATCAATGGCGAGTGGTGCGATCACTATATATTTGCAGTCACGATAGAAGAGGTTCCCGATGGAATTTTGAATCGATGGAAGCAAAATCGGGTTCCGACTCAACCATATCCGTGGAAAATACCCTAA
- a CDS encoding 5-formyltetrahydrofolate cyclo-ligase codes for MDELGVAGQKQLLRAALKAKRLAREYNPEEASNLNIHLAELCLANGVSRIACYLAFGTEPDTELFIDWALDNHIEVLLPVSSRDGTLDWVAFDGTTQEGIFGFPEASGVTVEPNNLDLVVVPALAVDQFGMRLGKGKGFYDRALPKFNPLPPVVAVIFDEELLDSIPSESHDHPIDAAITPSGIKHFTQRLK; via the coding sequence ATGGATGAATTAGGAGTTGCAGGTCAAAAGCAGCTGTTGCGTGCCGCACTGAAAGCAAAACGTTTGGCTCGCGAATACAACCCCGAAGAAGCCAGCAACCTAAATATTCACCTCGCCGAGTTATGCCTAGCAAATGGCGTCTCTAGAATTGCCTGCTACTTGGCTTTCGGCACTGAGCCTGACACTGAGCTCTTCATCGATTGGGCTCTAGATAACCACATCGAAGTTCTACTGCCCGTTTCAAGCAGAGACGGAACACTGGATTGGGTTGCATTTGACGGAACAACTCAAGAAGGAATTTTTGGTTTTCCAGAGGCTTCCGGAGTCACCGTGGAGCCAAACAATCTCGACTTGGTTGTGGTGCCAGCTCTAGCCGTAGATCAATTTGGTATGCGATTGGGTAAAGGTAAGGGGTTCTATGACCGCGCCCTGCCAAAGTTCAATCCACTGCCACCCGTGGTAGCGGTAATTTTTGACGAAGAGCTTCTTGACTCGATTCCGAGCGAATCACACGATCACCCGATTGATGCCGCCATCACTCCGTCGGGTATAAAACACTTCACCCAGCGGTTAAAATAG
- a CDS encoding FmdB family zinc ribbon protein, with protein MPTYSYACKKCQHSFDIQQTLSDASLTVCPECGGELRKVFGQVGITFKGSGFYKTDSASGSKKSD; from the coding sequence GTGCCTACCTATTCATACGCTTGCAAAAAATGCCAGCACTCCTTTGACATTCAGCAGACGCTGAGCGATGCTTCGCTTACCGTGTGCCCTGAGTGCGGAGGCGAATTACGTAAGGTCTTTGGTCAAGTTGGAATCACCTTTAAGGGCAGCGGTTTCTATAAGACTGACTCCGCCAGTGGCTCAAAAAAGAGCGACTAA
- a CDS encoding HNH endonuclease produces the protein MRTLVLNAGYEPLAVVSFKRALILVLNQKATVLAGSDEIKVHSANGEYQLPSVILLSRYVRIPGSRVIPVSRRGILRRDGHRCAYCNRAANTIDHVQPKSRGGQDTWENLVACCLKCNNKKGDKTLSEIGWTLNFSPRMPAGTIWMVRGAERFEPEWDPYLGLARAA, from the coding sequence ATGCGCACTCTTGTTCTGAACGCAGGTTACGAACCACTTGCAGTGGTCTCATTTAAGCGAGCCTTGATTTTGGTGCTGAATCAAAAGGCAACCGTGCTTGCTGGATCCGATGAAATCAAAGTTCACAGCGCCAATGGTGAGTACCAACTTCCATCGGTGATTTTGCTATCTCGCTACGTGCGCATACCAGGCAGCCGAGTTATTCCAGTTTCTCGAAGAGGCATTCTTCGCCGAGACGGACATCGGTGTGCTTATTGCAACCGCGCGGCCAACACAATTGACCACGTGCAGCCAAAATCACGGGGCGGTCAAGATACGTGGGAGAACCTGGTTGCCTGTTGCCTGAAGTGCAACAACAAAAAGGGTGACAAAACCCTTAGCGAAATTGGTTGGACTCTTAATTTTTCACCGCGGATGCCGGCTGGAACAATTTGGATGGTGCGCGGGGCCGAACGCTTTGAACCCGAGTGGGACCCTTACTTAGGTTTGGCAAGAGCGGCTTAA